In the genome of Deltaproteobacteria bacterium, the window GGTGGTCCTCCACGTTGGTACAGACAAAATCATGGGCCAGGGCCAGCGGCACCATCCAGTCTTCAAGGGGGATCATGGTGAACCAGAGGATCGCCGTCGCACCCGTTTTCCTGATCCCCTCGATCAGGCCCGGACTCAGCTTTTCACCCTTCAGGGTCAGGACGAAGGCAGGGCGCTCTCTCTCGACAAGTTCCGGGATCTCCGTCTCGAAGCGGTCGTGGGTCCGGTAATCATATCCCACCACGCAGTACCCGAGCCGCTCCATGCCATCGATCATGTAGCGCCCCGAATTGAGCGGCTCATCCATGGGCCCGCAGAACAACACGGTTTCTCTTCGTCGGACACCGTCTTTCATGCACCCTTCCCGTCATCACCGGACCAGTCGCCTGAGGATCCACGACAGGAACCAGACCGTCATGGCCGGGGAATCGTTCATGATGGTCATCGAACGCTCGCAACGGAAGGCGGGCTCCTCCGGAATGGTCCGTTTTGCTTTCTGTATCCGGTACTTCTCCGGTTCTTTCCGGTATCGTTTCTTCAACCGCCTGAGGCGGGTTCCCTCGGGCGCTTCCAGGTAGACCATGATATCGGCGTGATCGATGAAGCGGCCTGGTATCCAGTTGGAAAAAAAGAGCACTTCCGCACCTGCGGAACGAACAAAAGCTGCTATTTCTTCTTTCCCTCCCTTGAGCTTATCCCATTGAAGGCGCCAGAACCGGGTCGTGTAGACCGTGTTGTCATCGATGACGGCGACATCATCTTTTCCAAAGGAACCGAATCCGAACCTGACACACTTTTTGACCATGTGGGTCTTGCCGGAACCGGGAAGTCCCGCCACGGCGACGATCACCGTCCGCCGGGAATCAAGGAGCGCCTCCACTTCCTCGCGCAGCCGTTCCAGCCCCTTTTTCCCCGAAAATGTTCCCAGATCGATCATGGTCACCTGTGAGAGGGTTGCCGGCCTCGTTCTCCGCCCGTATCACCTATTCGTTCCATCTGCAGGGCGACGGCCGGCAGCACTTCCTCGACGGTCAGTTCGTCGAGGCAGCGGCTCCAGCTTCCGTTTCCATCACATCCCTCTTTCCGGCAGGGAACACAGTCCCAGTTCTTCCGGACCACTATGTCTGCGGCACCCCGGGGGCCCCAGCGCTCCGGGTCCTGGGAACCGAAAAGGGCCACCACCGGCGTCCCGACGGCTTCCGCGATATGCATCGGTCCGGAATCGACGCCGACAAACAGCGCCGCTCTGCCGATGAGGGCCTTCAGCTCCTTCAGGTTTACCTGCCCTCCCAGGTCGTGAACGGTATGCTCCGCCCTCCGCCGGATCCCGTCGAGAAAGGTCCGTTCCCTCTTATCGGGACCGCTTATCAGGACCGTTGGAACATGCCATGTATTATGGAGATAATCGCAGAGGGCCGCGTATCCTTCCATGCGCCACATCTTGTATCCTTTCGGTGCCGTGGGATGCACGACGGCGTACGCATCGACCGCGGATATTCCCGCCGCCGAGAGACGGTCGTTGCAGGCTGCCTCATCTTCCGCGCTCCAATAGAGAACCGGATCCCTCCCGGCCGGCCCGCATGCGAGATGTTTCAGCATCTCAAGCTGATGGTCGACGATATGGAGCCCCGGCGCCGGGTTCACCGTTTCCGTAAAGAGGAAATGGCGATCGAAGGTTTTTTTCTTTCTGGAACGGAATCCGATCCGACGCTTCGCGCCACTGAGAAAACCGTACAGCGCCTCGCGGTCCGACCCGGTGAGGGCGATGAACAGATCCGCCTTCAGGTCACGGATGTCCCTGATGAGATGCCATTGCGACATCACGTCGGCGAGGGCGTTTTTCCCCCTTTTCAGGACCAGCACCCGGTCCACGAAGGGAAAGCCGTCCAGGACCCCCTCAGTACCCCGGTTCACCAGGACCGAGATGACCGCCCGGGGGTAACAGCTCCGCAGCGACCGGAGCAGGGGTGTGATGATCACCACATCCCCCAGATGCCGCAATTTACTGACAAGGATATGTTCGTATGCTTCAGGCATGTCCGTTTTTCATTCTGTCAAGGTGATCATAAATATCGAGGATCTTGTTCACATGCCACTCCCAGGTGAAGTGCTGCAGGAGACGGTCATTTACCTCTTCCATACTGCCCCTGTCGAGTTCCAGTGCCTTTTTCACCTTTTCTGCTATCTCTCTGTCATCAAGGGGGTCCTCGACGACGTATCCGTTCTTCCCCTCTTCAAGCATTTCCGCGGCGCCGCATATCCGCGTCGTGACAACGGGAATGCCCGCCGCCAGGGCCTCGAGGCAGACATTGCCGAAGGGTTCGTAAATTGTCGGGAAAACGAGAACATCGCTTGCCTGATAATACTTTTCAACATCCGACACGGGGCCCACGAAATGGACCGCAGGTCCCACGCCGAGCTTCACCGCCAGGGACCGGTACGAGGCGACGCTGTCCTTCCCCACCACGATCAGATGTGTTCCCTTCCCCAGGCGGGCCATGGCCCGGATCGCCGCGGCAACTCCCTTGCGCCTGAACCCTGACCCGACGAAAATGAGGACCCTGTCTTCCGGCGCAATGTTCAGGGTTTTCCTGATCAGACGCGAATTTTCTATGGCCTCGCGCGACCGGAAGCGATCGGTTTCGACGGGATTGTAGATGACCCGTATCTTTTCGTCGGGAACACCGTAAAGTTTCATGATCTCTTCTTTGCCCCGCTTTGAATTGGCTATGATCATCCGGTAATTGCCCTCGGCAAAGATCCGTCCTTCTATCCAGAGCAAGGCGAAATTGAGGGGATTGAAGGCATTGAAGATAATTTTATACCAGGGGTCAATTTTCTTTCTCTGCTTCAGCCATTCCCGGTGACAGCCGTCGCCGGCCCGAAACACATCCTGGTAGATGGTACGCTCAAAACTGTGAATAATATCGAATGGTTCGCTTTTCAGCAGGCGGCGGGCGTTGAGGGCGAAGCTGAGGACCTCCAGCACGGACAGACCCGTTACGACGGGCACATGGTGGAAGGTTATTCCCCTTGGACCCGTTCCCGGGGTTTCCTTTTTTTTCCACCCACTGGAAAAGAGGTGAATTTCGTGTTCCGAAGCGGCCAGGCACTGCGCCAGTGACGCGAGGTATCTTTCTGCCCCGCCGAAATCGGAATACTTCTGCCGTACCAGGGCGATTTTCATGGGATCTGCCTGCCTGTCATGATGTGTGCTCCCCGCCTCCGCGGGTTCCCGCGGCACAACCGGTCCCCGGGGGCTGCTCACTTCCGGTACAGGGGTTCCGTTCCCGGTTCCTTCCAATCGGCGAGAAGTTCGCAGAGCTTGGCGTATTTGTAAAATATTTCTTCAAAGTTACCCAGGGAGATCATGAACCCCGCCCAGCCGTCAAGAATGCCGCCCTTGATGAGCCAGGTGTGAAAAAACGCCCAGGTCGCATGGGACAGGGCCTTTCCCATGGTTGCCGAATCACCCCAGGAACGGAGCTTCACCGCGCCCAGGTCCGAATAGCGCTGGATCTTCTGCAGTCGCTCGGCGAAGTTCTCAAAGGGGACCTGCCAGATGGCCTTCTTCAGGTATCCCGGAGCCGTATCGGTTTGCAGGTCGTAGCCTTCATGGACCTCATCCTGCCGGTATACCACGGCTCCCTTTCTGAAAAGCTGGGGCTGCCGGTAATCGGGATAATACCCTGAGTGTCGCATCCACCGCCCCATGAAAAAATTCCTTCTCGGCATGAAGTAAGCGTCCCGTGCGTCGGGCGCGTTGATGACCTGGAGGATCTCGTCGCGCGCTTCCGGCGTGCAGCGTTCATCGGAATCGAGACTGAATATCCAGTCATGGGTACAGGCGGCCACGGCCTGATTCCGCAGATCACCGAATCCCTTGAATTCCACCTGTACCACCCGGGCTCCCAGTTCGGACGCGATCTGGGCGGTCCTGTCCCCGCTGTATGAATCGACGAGGACGATCTCATCGGCCCAGAGCACGGACCTCACGGCATCCCCTATCTTGCTCTCCTGATTGTAGGCGATTATATACACGGAAATCTTGTTCATTTCATTCCTCCACTATCGGTCGCTGTCGGTAAGGAACCGGTGTGTTTCGATGCATGGGTGTCGAGGATGGGGAGCGGCACTGCATGTCAGAAATGCTTCAGGGGCGGCTTTCCAATGGGAAACACATTGTATCCGATCTCAAACAGCTTCCTGTGATCCAAAATATTCCGCCCGTCAAAGACGAAGGCGGGCTTGTTCATTACCCCGTATATTCTCTCGTAGTCAAGTTCTTTAAAGAGGTCCCACTCGGTGACGAGGGCCAGGGCGTCGCATCCGGCCGCGGCTTCGTAGGGGTCGGCCTCGAACTCCACCGTCCCGGCCGTGCCGGCAAGGTCCTTCCCGGCATTCCTCAGCGCCTTCGGGTCGGTGATGACCAGACGGGCCCGTTCCTCGATCAACCGTTTCGCGATGTGAATAGCGGGACTCTCCCGGGTGTCGCCGGTGTTCGCCTTGAAGGCGAACCCCATGAGACAGATACGCTTACCCGCCAGTGTGTCGAACATGGCATTGAGTATGCCCCGAACGAAGCGTTCTTTCTGGTATTCGTTGATGGCCACTACGCTTTCCCAGTAATCGGCGACCTCATCGAGTCCGTAATGGCGGCACAGATAAACCAGGCTGAGGACATCCTTCTTGAAGCAGGACCCACCGAAACCGACGCCGGCGTTCAGGAATCTGCCGCCGATCCGGTGGTCCATTCCCACTGCCCGGGCCACCTCCGTAATGTCGGCCTCCGTTTTCTCACAGAGCGCCGTGAAGGCGTTGATCGATGAAACCCGCTGGGCCAGAAAGGCGTTCGCCACCAGTTTCGACAGCTCACTGCTCCAGATATTCGTGGTGAGGATCTTCTCCCGGGGGACCCAGTTAAGAAAGATATCCATCAGTTCATCACGGGCCTTGAGCCCCCGGGGTGTCTCGCGGGAACCGATCAGGACCCTGTCGGGCTCCATAAGGTCACGGATCGCCGTCCCCTCGGCGAGGAATTCGGGATTGGACAGGACATCGAAATGATATTCCGTTCCCGTTGCCGAAAGGATCCGCTCCATGGCAAAGGCCGTCTTGACGGGAAAGGTGCTCTTTTCAATGATGATCTTGTCCGATCCGGCATGTTCGCGGATCTGCCGGGCCGTTTTCTCCCAGAACTGGAGATCGGCGGCCATGCCCGCACCGGTACCGAAGCTCTTTGTCGGTGTATTGACACTGACAAAAATGATCTCCGATTCCCTGATACCTGCCGCGATATCGTCGGAGAAAAAGAGGTTCTTTCCCCGTGTCGCCCGCACTATTTCATCGAGTCCCGGTTCGAAGATGGGCAGTTCGTCGGAATTCCACTGGTCGATCCGCTCCTTGTTGACATCGACGACGGTCACCTTGTGCCGGGGACACTGATGGGCGATCACGGCCATCGTGGGGCCTCCCACATAGCCGGCGCCGATACAGAGGATATGTTTTTCAAAACTCATGGGGGCCGTCTCCCTTCTTCCCGTAATACTCCCGGTACCAGTCGATGAATTTTCCGAGACCCTCCTCTATGGTCGTGCGCGGCCGGTATTCCACGGTTTCCATGAGGTCGTCCACGTCGGCAAAGGTCTCCGGGACATCGCCGGGCTGCAGGGGGAGAAAATCCTTTTTCGCCTCTTTCCCGACGGCGTTCTCGATGACCGAGATGAACCGCATCAGTTCCACGGGCTGGTTGTTCCCGATATTGTAGATCCGGTACGGCGCGAAGCTGGAGGCCGGATCGGGCGCTGTGCCGCTCCAGCCGGCATCGCCCCGGGGAATATGGTCGATGAGCCTCAGGATACCCTCGATCACGTCATCAACATAGGTGAAATCCCGCTTCATCCGTCCCTGGTTGAAAACCTGTATGGTGCGACCCTCGAAGATGGACCGGGTGAAGAGGAAATAGGCCATGTCGGGCCTTCCCCAGGGACCGTAAACGGTGAAGAAACGCAGACCCGTGCAAGGGATCTTGAACAGGTGGGCGTAAGCATGGGCCATCAGTTCGTTCGCCTTTTTCGTCGCCGCGTAAAGGCTGATGGGATGGTCCACATTGTGATGGACGGAAAAGGGCATGGCCCGGTTCGCACCATAGACCGAACTTGAAGAGGCGAAGATCAGGTGTTCCGTCCCGGCCTTCCGGCATTCCTCGAGGATGTTGGTGAAACCCACCAGGTTGCTCTCCACGTAAACATAGGGATTCTTCAGGCTGTGCCGGACCCCGGCCTGGGCGGCCAGATGTATCACCCGGTCAAAACGTTCGCCGGCGAAGCAGCGTTCCAGAAGCTCCCGGTCACAGATATCCCCGTGAATAAAGCGGAACCGGTCATGGTCCTCGAGCAGGGCGAGGCGGTCCTTTTTCAACTGGACATCGTAATAGTCGTTCAGATTATCCAGGCCCGTCACGGCGACTCCCTGCCCCAGAAGAGCACGGCTCAGATGGAACCCGATAAACCCCGCTGCACCCGTTACTAGAATGTTCATGCCGGCCATCCTGACACGTTCTCCCTGAGGCCTTCACCCGATGGACGCAACCGGACGCCTCCGCTCATATTCCACAGCTCATACCGATCATTCGTCCAGGCGTTTCGCCTCGTCTATCAGCATGATCGGAATATCGTCCCTGATCTCGTAGAGGAGTCGGCAGTTATCGCAGATCAGCCCGTCCCCCGCTTCGTTCAGATATATCTCCCCCTTGCATTGGGGACACACCAGAATTTCAAGCAGTTCTTTTTTTATCACCATGATTATCTCCCGTTCCGGTCATTTCACCTCGACAGGGTTCAGTTCAAGTATTTCCCGTGCCTGTGTCCGGTACAGCTCGACCAGGTTCAGCAGGATGACGGCCACTTCCTTATGCAGATCACCGTATATCCTTTTCCGCATGTTCAGGGCGTCATGAAAGGCCTCTTCGGCAAGATCGTAGTCCCGGGAAAGGAGAAATATCATTCCCATGTTGTTGTAGGTTGTCGCCTTTTCCCGTGCGTCACCCTTGAATTCGCGGTCGACGAACTCAACCATCTCCTTGCCGGCTTCCAGAGCTTCCCGGATCCTGCGGCCGTTTATCAACTCGATGAGTGCAGCGTTCTTTTCCTGCCATCGCTCCTCCCTGGTCTTCTTCGGTTCCCCGGCACCGTCCTTTTTTTTCCTTCCCAGCATACTCACCGGTCCTCCCCGGCATGTTTCCCCGTTTCATGCCGGCTCAATTCCCTCTTGATATATTGATTGAACAGCACGCCGCCAACGATCAGAAACAGTGAAAAAGCGGCCCCTGTCGCCGTCAGGACCGCGTGCACGGGCTGCCGGAGATAATAGAACCCATAGGTCATCAATTCCCGCACCATCGAGAAGAAGAGGAGCAGCAGGCCGGCGATGCCGATCAGCATGGCCGCAATGGCCGCCATCTGCCACTTCAGGTAGTCTTCAGCGATCGCCTCGCCTGGTGTCGCTCCGTGCTTCCGTCCCTCGTCACCGGCAGTCCCCACCAGGGTCACCCCCTCCTGCACCACGGTCATCTCAAGGGATGCCCCGCAGACCGGGCAGACAAAGAACTCGGATTCGTCAGCCACGACAACAGTGGAGAAGCATTCGGGACATTTGACTTCTCGTTCCAGAGGGACCTCCGGCCTTCATGTTTTCCGGCTACACCGCCGATACCACGCTTTCGGAGACCTCGTGAAAGGGAGGCCGCCGAAACACGGGGGAACATCCGTAAATGTTCCCTTTCATTCCACAAAGTGACGCCGGAAGTCAAGGATTTTGCAATCCCCGGCGGCCCGCTCTCCGGTCGCGGAGCTGCGCTTCCCCCATCGTTCATCTCATCGCTTGATCCTGCCGGGAAGGATATAGACATAGGGTTTCCGAAGCACCGCTCGGTGCAGGAACCTGTCGAACCGTCGCAGGGCAAGGTAGAGACGCCAGATCATGGCATCCTCCCGATAATAGGCACGCACTTCCTTTTCGGTGACAGCCGCCACCGCCAGTTCGGGGGCGTCGTTCCGGAAGAAGTCGTTCACCCGGTCAACGAGCGGCCCGACAAGATCGGGACGCTGTTCCTTGTAGAAGTTCGCGATCAGGTCGACGGCCACCAGGTGAAAATCGTAGTACCGGGTCATGACATCCTCGAGAAAAAGCCACCTGATGAGCCAGACCAGAAAGGACGGCGCGCTCCGGAGAAAAAGCTCGGGGTCGAGCTGTTCCACACCATCCCTGGTCATCAGGGGGGTGCTCGTATCGAAATAATAGAAGGCTGCGTCATCCCCGATGCGTGGTTTGACGCTGCCGTCATACCCGCGCAGGGCCCAGTTCGATATCTGGCCGTCGAAGCCGATCCTCACACCGCTCCCGGCACCGTTGAAACGCCAGACCCTCTTCATTTCTTTCAGGAGGCAGGAAACGAGGATGCCGATGGCATCATCGTCCAGGTGGTGGAGCAACTGGTTGCCGATCGACGCCGAAGGAAGCCGCCGCTGGGCGATGTAGACGATCAGGTTCCCCCGCTCGGGAAGGACGCGAACCGTCAGGGATTCCGGAACCTCGATGTGGATCGTTTCCCGGATGAGCCGGTCGTATTCCTCATACAGGGTCTCATACCGGGACATCTCATCGACGGACCTGAAGAGCGGCATCCGTTTGAAGGCATACCCCGCGAGGGCGGGATGGGCGATCTCGAAGATGGTGCTGATCTCACCGTAGCCGATGATCCTGGCCGGCATCCGGCTTAGTTCGGGCCTTCGGGGGTCGAGACCGGCTTCAAATTCCCGGAGCAGTTCAGCGTCGATGGGTTCCCCCATGCTCTTCCCTTTCTCATCCTACCGGCTCAGGTTGAGAAACCGCTTCGCGTCATCCAGTGCCCGGTCGACCCGCTCGACGATCTCCTCCGCAAGCCCGGCGTCGATGATGAGGGGCGGAAGCAGCTGGCTGACCCGTGTGTCGTTATTTGCGTACACGCTCAGGATGCCGTTGTCATAACAGGTCTTCGACAGGACCGGCCCGCAGGCCTCGTTGACCATTTCAATTCCCATCATGAGCCCCAGCTGCCTAAGCCCGACAAGGATCTCAGGGTGTTTGCGCTGCAGCATTTCAAAACCGCCGGTGAATATGGCGGCCGTTTCATTGACCCGATGAAGGAATCCCGGCTCGGAAGATATGGCAAGAACGGTCCGCGCAACCGGACAGCCCACCTCGGCGCCGCCGAAGGTGGACACATGGATGAAGGGATTCCCGCGGAAAAAGGATTCCAGGTCGTCCCTGAAACAGGTGGCGCTCATGGGATAGATGCCTCCCGAGAGTCCCTTGCCGATCACCACGATGTCGGGCGTAATACCGGAATGCTCTATGCCCCAGAGTTTTCCCGTCCGCCCGAGACCGGTCTGCACCTCATCGATGATCATCAGCGCTCCCCGCTCATCGCAGACCTTCCGAACACGGGCGAAATACTCATCATCGGGAATGACGATGCCGGCGGTGGCCGGTACGGTTTCGAATATCAGGGCCGCCGTACCATCATCCACGGCTGCTTCCAGCGCCCCGATATCATTGAAGGGTACCTGGACGAACCCGGGCTGCTGCGGGCCGAAGGGGGCACGGTATCGTTCATCACCGGTCGCCATCGCCAGCCCCGTATGACCGTGATACCCGCCGGCAGCCGACAGTACAGTGAACCGCCCCGTGAATCCCCGGGCAAGCTTGATCGCCAGGTCGATGGCTTCCCCACCGCCGACACCGAAGACGGTCCGGTTTACATCGCCCGGCATGAGGCGGGCCAGGTCCTCCGCCAGGAGCGCCCGCTGTTCGCTGATCAGGTGATGGTTGCCGATATCGAGTTCTTTCAGGCTCTCTTCAAGGGCGGCGATGACGGCGGGGTTCCGGTGACCGAGATTGAAGACACCGCCGTTGCAGTGACAGTTGATGAGCCGTTTGGAGGAGACGGCGTCCCAGACGAAGGGTCCCTCCCTGCGTCCGAAAACGAAATCGATGCCGACCGATGCGAAGAACTCCGCCTTTCCCGAGGACACATGCCCGGCGAAACGCCCGATAATACCGTCCTTGCTGTCGGTACCGATATGTTTCACGTGTTTACCTGGTGCTTACGGGGACAGGCTGATAGTGCCGCCTCCCGGGGCAGGAGGCACGCTATCCATGGTGATCACGCCCGGAATATCGAAGAGCGGATCGATCAGCTCCTCCCCGAGAGAGGTCAGCTCGTTCGCGTGGAACCCGACGGGATTGAGTTTTCGATACTGCTTGACGGGATATGACGCCAGGATCTTCTCTCCATTGAGGCGGTACGCCTTTTCACGCCGGTTCCGTGAAATTTCCACGAAATAATTGTTCCTGGTGCAGTATTTGATAAAGCCGTTCACCTTGCCGGCCAGGTATTTTCTGTCGACAAGCTTGCCGTCAAAGGCGGGAAGCTTCTGATTCTGAACCATTGCGTGCACGTTACGAACGACTCTTTCGATATGGGCCGTGAGGACATCCTTTGTCAGGATGACGTCCTGCCGTGTCTGGCCGCTCACGAGGCAGATCTTCTTCAGATAGTATGCCCCGATCTGGCTGAAGGTGATCGTGTGAAGCCGCTGCAAGGCGCCGAAGAGATATTCGTTGAACTCGTCCTTGGATTTGATGACGAACTGGGGAACCCCTACGTTGACGAATATATCCTTCGCCCCTCGAACGAGGCGGTCCACCTTGACATTGATGGGCAGGATGTAGACCTTTTTCCCGTACTGCCCGTGTATCGTGTCCACCAACTGATAGCAGGCGCTCCGGATCCGTTTCAGCCCGCCGTATCCCCAGGTCGTTCCCTCGGGGAATATCAGCGTCGACATACCCTGCGACAGGCTGTCCCTGAAGTGGTCTATCTGCGCCGATATCTCCTGTTTCAGCTCGTCCTTTTTCTGAAGGGTCTTTTCAATAAAGGGGCGATGGACCGAAGCAACGTTCATGATCCTGAAGAGCATCAGGGGAAGCTGCAATCTGTCAACCAACTTCAGTACGGCCCGAAGGGCTCCGCTCTTCACTCGGAAATTGGTGGAGAGATATTCACCGCTCAAGAAATCCTTTTTCGCCATGACGGAAAAGATGGGTTTCGGCTTGAGCGCCCGGTACACCCTGGAGAGGGCGGGGATCTCGAAATAACTGTCATGGGTAACGGTAAAGATGACCGGAA includes:
- the rfaQ gene encoding putative lipopolysaccharide heptosyltransferase III, producing MPEAYEHILVSKLRHLGDVVIITPLLRSLRSCYPRAVISVLVNRGTEGVLDGFPFVDRVLVLKRGKNALADVMSQWHLIRDIRDLKADLFIALTGSDREALYGFLSGAKRRIGFRSRKKKTFDRHFLFTETVNPAPGLHIVDHQLEMLKHLACGPAGRDPVLYWSAEDEAACNDRLSAAGISAVDAYAVVHPTAPKGYKMWRMEGYAALCDYLHNTWHVPTVLISGPDKRERTFLDGIRRRAEHTVHDLGGQVNLKELKALIGRAALFVGVDSGPMHIAEAVGTPVVALFGSQDPERWGPRGAADIVVRKNWDCVPCRKEGCDGNGSWSRCLDELTVEEVLPAVALQMERIGDTGGERGRQPSHR
- a CDS encoding glycosyltransferase family 4 protein, with translation MPREPAEAGSTHHDRQADPMKIALVRQKYSDFGGAERYLASLAQCLAASEHEIHLFSSGWKKKETPGTGPRGITFHHVPVVTGLSVLEVLSFALNARRLLKSEPFDIIHSFERTIYQDVFRAGDGCHREWLKQRKKIDPWYKIIFNAFNPLNFALLWIEGRIFAEGNYRMIIANSKRGKEEIMKLYGVPDEKIRVIYNPVETDRFRSREAIENSRLIRKTLNIAPEDRVLIFVGSGFRRKGVAAAIRAMARLGKGTHLIVVGKDSVASYRSLAVKLGVGPAVHFVGPVSDVEKYYQASDVLVFPTIYEPFGNVCLEALAAGIPVVTTRICGAAEMLEEGKNGYVVEDPLDDREIAEKVKKALELDRGSMEEVNDRLLQHFTWEWHVNKILDIYDHLDRMKNGHA
- a CDS encoding glycosyltransferase family 2 protein; the encoded protein is MNKISVYIIAYNQESKIGDAVRSVLWADEIVLVDSYSGDRTAQIASELGARVVQVEFKGFGDLRNQAVAACTHDWIFSLDSDERCTPEARDEILQVINAPDARDAYFMPRRNFFMGRWMRHSGYYPDYRQPQLFRKGAVVYRQDEVHEGYDLQTDTAPGYLKKAIWQVPFENFAERLQKIQRYSDLGAVKLRSWGDSATMGKALSHATWAFFHTWLIKGGILDGWAGFMISLGNFEEIFYKYAKLCELLADWKEPGTEPLYRK
- a CDS encoding nucleotide sugar dehydrogenase, with protein sequence MSFEKHILCIGAGYVGGPTMAVIAHQCPRHKVTVVDVNKERIDQWNSDELPIFEPGLDEIVRATRGKNLFFSDDIAAGIRESEIIFVSVNTPTKSFGTGAGMAADLQFWEKTARQIREHAGSDKIIIEKSTFPVKTAFAMERILSATGTEYHFDVLSNPEFLAEGTAIRDLMEPDRVLIGSRETPRGLKARDELMDIFLNWVPREKILTTNIWSSELSKLVANAFLAQRVSSINAFTALCEKTEADITEVARAVGMDHRIGGRFLNAGVGFGGSCFKKDVLSLVYLCRHYGLDEVADYWESVVAINEYQKERFVRGILNAMFDTLAGKRICLMGFAFKANTGDTRESPAIHIAKRLIEERARLVITDPKALRNAGKDLAGTAGTVEFEADPYEAAAGCDALALVTEWDLFKELDYERIYGVMNKPAFVFDGRNILDHRKLFEIGYNVFPIGKPPLKHF
- a CDS encoding NAD-dependent epimerase encodes the protein MAGMNILVTGAAGFIGFHLSRALLGQGVAVTGLDNLNDYYDVQLKKDRLALLEDHDRFRFIHGDICDRELLERCFAGERFDRVIHLAAQAGVRHSLKNPYVYVESNLVGFTNILEECRKAGTEHLIFASSSSVYGANRAMPFSVHHNVDHPISLYAATKKANELMAHAYAHLFKIPCTGLRFFTVYGPWGRPDMAYFLFTRSIFEGRTIQVFNQGRMKRDFTYVDDVIEGILRLIDHIPRGDAGWSGTAPDPASSFAPYRIYNIGNNQPVELMRFISVIENAVGKEAKKDFLPLQPGDVPETFADVDDLMETVEYRPRTTIEEGLGKFIDWYREYYGKKGDGPHEF
- a CDS encoding Trm112 family protein — translated: MVIKKELLEILVCPQCKGEIYLNEAGDGLICDNCRLLYEIRDDIPIMLIDEAKRLDE
- a CDS encoding tetratricopeptide repeat protein, which translates into the protein MLGRKKKDGAGEPKKTREERWQEKNAALIELINGRRIREALEAGKEMVEFVDREFKGDAREKATTYNNMGMIFLLSRDYDLAEEAFHDALNMRKRIYGDLHKEVAVILLNLVELYRTQAREILELNPVEVK
- a CDS encoding aspartate aminotransferase family protein; translated protein: MKHIGTDSKDGIIGRFAGHVSSGKAEFFASVGIDFVFGRREGPFVWDAVSSKRLINCHCNGGVFNLGHRNPAVIAALEESLKELDIGNHHLISEQRALLAEDLARLMPGDVNRTVFGVGGGEAIDLAIKLARGFTGRFTVLSAAGGYHGHTGLAMATGDERYRAPFGPQQPGFVQVPFNDIGALEAAVDDGTAALIFETVPATAGIVIPDDEYFARVRKVCDERGALMIIDEVQTGLGRTGKLWGIEHSGITPDIVVIGKGLSGGIYPMSATCFRDDLESFFRGNPFIHVSTFGGAEVGCPVARTVLAISSEPGFLHRVNETAAIFTGGFEMLQRKHPEILVGLRQLGLMMGIEMVNEACGPVLSKTCYDNGILSVYANNDTRVSQLLPPLIIDAGLAEEIVERVDRALDDAKRFLNLSR
- a CDS encoding 1-acyl-sn-glycerol-3-phosphate acyltransferase — protein: MKGSKSKIVYDAIIFGFSCAGRLIGQRYRLLGKEHLKNVPFPVIFTVTHDSYFEIPALSRVYRALKPKPIFSVMAKKDFLSGEYLSTNFRVKSGALRAVLKLVDRLQLPLMLFRIMNVASVHRPFIEKTLQKKDELKQEISAQIDHFRDSLSQGMSTLIFPEGTTWGYGGLKRIRSACYQLVDTIHGQYGKKVYILPINVKVDRLVRGAKDIFVNVGVPQFVIKSKDEFNEYLFGALQRLHTITFSQIGAYYLKKICLVSGQTRQDVILTKDVLTAHIERVVRNVHAMVQNQKLPAFDGKLVDRKYLAGKVNGFIKYCTRNNYFVEISRNRREKAYRLNGEKILASYPVKQYRKLNPVGFHANELTSLGEELIDPLFDIPGVITMDSVPPAPGGGTISLSP